TGGATGAAAAACGTTGAAGCCATTGATGCCGCCGAAATAGAGTTCGCCGTTGCGGCCGCGAAAGGCGGCCTCGGCATTGAACTCGTTGCTTTGCAGGCCGTCGTGCACGTCGTAATTGCGGAAGCTCTCGTTGCGCGGATCGAACTTGGACAAGCCACTGTTCGTGCTCAGCCACAAATTACCGTGATCGTCCTCCAGAATGCCATAGATCACCGCATTGGGCAAACCCTCCTTCTCCCGGTAGTGCTTGAACGTTTGCGCCTGCGGATCGAAACGATTGAGGCCGGCGCGCGTGCCGATCCACAAGATGCCGGCGCGATCTTCATGCATCGACCAAATTGTGTTGTTGCTCAGGCTGTTGGGATTGGCAGGATCGTTGCGATGATGCCGGAACGTTTCGCTGGCGCGATCGAATTCTTCGAGGCCTTCAGCTTCCGTTGCAATCCAGAGCCTGCCCGCGCGATCTTCATGAATCAGCCAGATGGCATTGGAGCTGATGCTGAGCGAATCGCCGGGGTCGTTGCGGAAGTGGCGAACGGTCTCGCTGGCGCGGTCGAAGCGGTTGAGGCCCCCGCCCCAGGTACCGATCCACAACACGCCGGGCCGGCGGCGATCTGCATGGATGGCAGTGACCCACTTGTAGCTCAGGCTGCGGGGATTTTGTGGGTCGCGCTGATACGTGTGGAAACGCACACGGCCACGGTCATCGCGCCACTGGCGTGCCAGCCCACCCTGCGTGCCAATCCACAAATCGCCGGTCTGATCTTCATTAATGGCCCACACGGAATTGTTGGGCAGGCTGTGCGGATCACGCGGATCATTCTGATAGTGGCGAAACGTCTCGGTGGTGCGGTCGAAAAGATCGAGGCCGCCGCTCATCGTACCGATCCATACGCGGCCGCTGCGGTCTTCATAGATCGACCACACCGAATTATCGCTCAAGCTGCGGGGGTTCTCAACATCATGCTGATAATGGCGGAACGGCGCCGGCGCCCGATCGGCGCGGCTCACGCCGTCGCGCGTGCCAATCCACAAATCTCCGCTTCGGTCTTCACAAGCAGAGTAGATTTCGTTGCTGCTCAGGCTGTACGGGTCTTGCGGTGCATGGGGATAATGCCGAAAGGTCCCCGTCGCCGCCTCATAAACATTCAAGCCGCCGCCATGCGTACCGACCCACAGCGCGCCGGCGCGATCGACATAAACCAACCACACATCATCGTGACTCAATCCCAAAGGATTGCCGGCCTCGAAGCGATAACGTGTGAAGATTCCCGCCGCGCGATGCTCCCGCGGCAGACAGCAAAGCCCGCTTTTGGTGGCAATCCACAGGTTGCCCTGCCGGTCTTCACAAAGTGATCGCACCCACCCCCCACTCAGGCTTTGTGAGTCGGCGGGATCATGTTGGTAGCGAACAAACCTGCCGTCCGCTCGCGCCTCGGGATTCAAGCGCGACAGGCCGCCCCCCCAGGTGCCGATCCACAATACGCCGGCATCATCTTCATAGAGTGAACTAACCGAGTTGTGGCTCAAGCTGTGCGGATTTTCCGCCTCGTGAAAATAGCGCCTGAAAACGCCCGTCGCGCGATCGAAGCGGTTGAGGCCTCTTTCGGTCCCCACCCACAACGTGCCCGAATGGTCCTCGCGAATGGCCAGCACATTGTTATGGCTCAAACTCCCGGGATCTTGCGGATCGTACTGATAATGCCGGAAGGTCTCAGTCACTGGATCGAATTGATTGAGGCCGCCGCCATCGGTGCCGACCCACAACGTGCCGCTGCGATCTTCATAAAGCGACTCGATGCGCGTGCCGCTCATGCTCTGCGGATTTTGCGGATCCGGCCGGTAAATCGTGAAACCGTAGCCGTCATACTTGTTCAGCCCGTCCTGCGTGCCGAACCACATGAAGCCCTGCCGGTCCTGCAGCACACATTGCACGGTGTTTTGCGACAGCCCCTGCTCAACGGAAAGGTGCTCAAGGCGCAGCCGCTCGCCGGCATTTGCCAAACGCGATTGGGCGGAAAGCGTTGCGCACCATAATGCTCCGTTCAGACAAATGGCAGATACAAGCACTCTTCTCATGGCCACCGGCGTTGGTTCAAATTCAACTCGCATGGAGATTTGTCTTGCGAATCAAGTGAATATAGTTATCTTTCCGCAACATTCCACTGCTAATCTCATTGCCAGGAGACCAGCCATGCCAGACGCCCAGGGCAGCATCACTTTCGTGAACGAGAGCGTGTACGTCGTCACCATTCAACGCGGGGACACGCCGGTCATCGATTTGGGGCCCACCGAAT
This candidate division KSB1 bacterium DNA region includes the following protein-coding sequences:
- a CDS encoding ATP-binding protein; amino-acid sequence: MWFGTQDGLNKYDGYGFTIYRPDPQNPQSMSGTRIESLYEDRSGTLWVGTDGGGLNQFDPVTETFRHYQYDPQDPGSLSHNNVLAIREDHSGTLWVGTERGLNRFDRATGVFRRYFHEAENPHSLSHNSVSSLYEDDAGVLWIGTWGGGLSRLNPEARADGRFVRYQHDPADSQSLSGGWVRSLCEDRQGNLWIATKSGLCCLPREHRAAGIFTRYRFEAGNPLGLSHDDVWLVYVDRAGALWVGTHGGGLNVYEAATGTFRHYPHAPQDPYSLSSNEIYSACEDRSGDLWIGTRDGVSRADRAPAPFRHYQHDVENPRSLSDNSVWSIYEDRSGRVWIGTMSGGLDLFDRTTETFRHYQNDPRDPHSLPNNSVWAINEDQTGDLWIGTQGGLARQWRDDRGRVRFHTYQRDPQNPRSLSYKWVTAIHADRRRPGVLWIGTWGGGLNRFDRASETVRHFRNDPGDSLSISSNAIWLIHEDRAGRLWIATEAEGLEEFDRASETFRHHRNDPANPNSLSNNTIWSMHEDRAGILWIGTRAGLNRFDPQAQTFKHYREKEGLPNAVIYGILEDDHGNLWLSTNSGLSKFDPRNESFRNYDVHDGLQSNEFNAEAAFRGRNGELYFGGINGFNVFHPDSVKDNPHLPPVVITGLKRYNTDVAEGVALAEKGVAARPQIRLSYKDEILTFEVAALNFRNSAKNQYAYMLEGLNDRWLQLGNKREITFTNLDPGDYTLRVKGSNNDGVWNEAGTALHFSITPPWWRTRWAYAAYDALLLAGIFAVDRIQRQRLLARERAQAQIREAELRAQAAEAQMRVIETQAKVLQAENERKELELRKADELRTAYEALGKAHEHLKATQQQLITQEKLASLGQLTAGIAHEIKNPLNFVNNFALLSVELAKELREELEKHRAKGQETIGDADFGMIVGIVETLIQNAEKINQHGKRADSIVKSMMQHSRGKTGEREWADINALVDQALNLTYHGLRANDASFNITITKEYDDSIGPLRVIPQDLSRVFLNLINNACFAANEKKKLNPAGFSPTLTVRTRNLRDQVEICIRDNGNGIPPQIRDRIFTPFFTTKPAGQGTGLGLSISYDIIVQQHRGQIRVESEEGRFAEFVILLPRDA